One window from the genome of Cucumis melo cultivar AY chromosome 12, USDA_Cmelo_AY_1.0, whole genome shotgun sequence encodes:
- the LOC103504392 gene encoding protein DETOXIFICATION 31-like has product MLGFCIVVNNIQPVLSGVAVGAGWQAFVAYVNVGCYYLFGIPLGLLMGFALHWGVLGIWSGMIGGTIIQTLILTWMVYGTNWNEELRVEEN; this is encoded by the exons ATGCTTGGTTTCTGCATTGTCGTCAACAATATCCAACCCGTTCTATCCG GAGTGGCTGTTGGAGCTGGATGGCAAGCTTTTGTGGCTTATGTGAATGTTGGCTGTTACTATTTGTTTGGGATTCCCTTGGGACTTCTTATGGGTTTCGCTCTTCACTGGGGTGTTTTG GGAATATGGTCTGGAATGATTGGAGGAACCATAATTCAGACTCTCATTTTGACATGGATGGTGTACGGAACCAATTGGAACGAAGAG TTGCGAGTAGAGGAAAATTAG